TGGTATGGGGGAATGTACATTAAAAGAACCCCTTTAATGGATTTGAATGCCTTATCTCCAGATAAGATCAATAGGCAGGTCCGGGAGATAAGGGAAGAAATTGAGAGTTTTATCAATAAAGTTAAGCCTGATGTGATTCATGTCCATAATATGCATTATTTCAGTCCTGCCCATGCAGATATCCTCTATGAGATAAAACAGTCGCGCGGCGTGCCATTGGTTTTGACAGCCCACAATGTGTGGGCTGACGATGATGAAACGTGGCAGGAAATGAATGAGCGGGCCGATTACTGGGACGCGGTTATAGCAGTGAGTGATTACATAAAAAGCGAATTGGTCAAGGTAGGCTACAATAAGGAGAAAATTGTTACTGTTCATCATGGAATAGATTTAAAACGATTCAGTCCAGCCACGCCCCAGGACCGCGAAGAAATTAAGGTAAAGTATCCGGAATTTGAGGGGCGACGGGTTATTTTCCATCCGGCTCGAATGAGCCTTGATAAAGGCTGCCATATCAGTGTGAAAGCCCTCGATATTATCAGAAAAGAATTTCCGAATGCCTTACTGGTGCTGGCTGGCACCAGTCAGACCGTGGATTGGGGTTCACACCAGCAAAAGCATGTTGAACAAATAATGGGATTAATTAAGGAACTTGATCTTACCGAACATGTTTTTGTTAAATTGTTTGCCTGGGAACAGATGCCTTTGGTCTACAAAGCGGCTGAATTCTGTATTTATCCGTCGTGTTTCGAAGAACCGTTTGGCCTGGTGATGCTGGAAAGTATGGCCACGGAAAAACCCATTGTGGTGAGTCGGGCAGGCGGAATGCCGGAGATCGTTAAAAACGGAGTGAACGGCTTTGTTGTATCAATGGCCAATGAAAAGGAACTGGCAGACCGGTGCTGCTATTTACTCCGCAATCCCGAATTGTGCCAGGAGATGGGACGGCGGGGGAGGAGGATGGTTGAGAAGTATTGGACCAAGGAAATTATGACCAGGACCATCCTGGAAGTTTACAAAAAGGTTTTCCAGCAAAAGAATAAACCAGTGAGCGAGAAGAAATTTGCCTGCATGTAAGGGAGTTATTTTATGTGTAAAGTGATTTTCGAGTAGGAGGTGAACCAATGCGTTTAGTAAAACCTCTTGCCGCGAAATCAAATGGGCGCCTGGTAGTTATCTCCAACCGGGGAGCCTGTACCTTTAAAGAAACTCCCCACGGTATACAAGCGATACCGTCTATAAGCGGTTTAGTCTCGGCAGTCGAACCTGTTCTTAACCGGGAA
The Bacillota bacterium genome window above contains:
- a CDS encoding glycosyltransferase family 4 protein, which gives rise to MRIAQLHWAFPPIIGGVESHLAMLGPELVKNNCQVSLLTGSVPKVKQEDWYGGMYIKRTPLMDLNALSPDKINRQVREIREEIESFINKVKPDVIHVHNMHYFSPAHADILYEIKQSRGVPLVLTAHNVWADDDETWQEMNERADYWDAVIAVSDYIKSELVKVGYNKEKIVTVHHGIDLKRFSPATPQDREEIKVKYPEFEGRRVIFHPARMSLDKGCHISVKALDIIRKEFPNALLVLAGTSQTVDWGSHQQKHVEQIMGLIKELDLTEHVFVKLFAWEQMPLVYKAAEFCIYPSCFEEPFGLVMLESMATEKPIVVSRAGGMPEIVKNGVNGFVVSMANEKELADRCCYLLRNPELCQEMGRRGRRMVEKYWTKEIMTRTILEVYKKVFQQKNKPVSEKKFACM